A DNA window from Brenneria izadpanahii contains the following coding sequences:
- a CDS encoding MFS transporter, translated as MNFSFDKYQQHYFTFMMIFAASLVGLITGYTLPLISLRLAAMGHGVALLGVISALPAVGMFISSFITPALTRRINMRILLVFSLLALSVSTVASCLLNNPALLLFPRLMTGLASGVVIVIGESWIAGAASERYKATFTGLYTSAFTGFQLMGPLLIVAGNAYETWAVWSIGIMTAVCGLMLVLCRSVASSEEKTPVSYRRVLKTAAAIAVGVLCFSFFDASVLSLFPLYGMANGLTEQTAALLVSVIFLGDALLQPAMGWMADKLGVRRVHIGCGAVFCILSMLVPLTFNSPHLMFLNCFILGAVAGAIYTLSLVRAGKGFSGQKLIVVNSLFGVVWGAGSISGPALTGIVVSFIGYGGVIFCLVGMGLIFLLAQYLSVSEQNPALTTNL; from the coding sequence ATGAACTTTTCTTTTGATAAATATCAGCAGCATTATTTCACCTTTATGATGATCTTCGCCGCATCACTGGTGGGGCTGATTACCGGCTACACGTTACCGCTTATCAGCCTGCGGCTGGCTGCGATGGGGCATGGCGTCGCGCTGTTGGGCGTTATTTCCGCGCTTCCTGCCGTGGGGATGTTTATCTCATCGTTCATCACTCCCGCGCTGACGCGGCGAATAAACATGAGAATTCTGCTGGTTTTTAGCCTGCTGGCGCTTTCCGTTTCAACCGTGGCGTCGTGCCTGTTGAACAATCCCGCGCTATTGCTTTTCCCGCGCTTGATGACGGGGCTGGCCAGCGGAGTTGTGATTGTCATCGGCGAAAGCTGGATCGCCGGCGCGGCATCGGAGCGTTATAAGGCGACGTTCACCGGCTTATACACCTCGGCGTTCACCGGCTTTCAACTGATGGGACCGCTATTGATTGTGGCGGGCAATGCCTATGAGACATGGGCCGTATGGTCCATCGGTATCATGACGGCGGTATGCGGATTGATGCTCGTCCTCTGCCGCAGCGTCGCGAGTTCCGAGGAGAAAACACCGGTCTCTTATCGCCGCGTATTGAAAACAGCGGCGGCCATTGCCGTGGGCGTGCTGTGTTTTTCCTTTTTCGACGCCAGCGTACTATCGTTATTTCCGCTGTATGGCATGGCGAATGGGCTGACGGAGCAAACCGCCGCGCTTCTGGTTAGCGTGATTTTCCTGGGGGATGCGCTGTTACAACCTGCTATGGGCTGGATGGCCGACAAACTCGGCGTCAGGCGCGTTCACATCGGCTGTGGGGCGGTATTTTGTATTCTGTCGATGCTGGTGCCGCTAACGTTTAATTCTCCGCATTTGATGTTCCTGAACTGTTTTATCCTGGGGGCGGTCGCCGGCGCTATCTATACGCTTTCGCTGGTTCGCGCAGGAAAAGGTTTTTCCGGGCAGAAGCTCATTGTCGTCAATTCCCTTTTCGGGGTTGTCTGGGGAGCCGGAAGTATTTCGGGGCCGGCATTGACCGGTATCGTCGTGTCTTTTATCGGGTATGGCGGCGTCATTTTTTGTCTGGTCGGCATGGGGCTGATTTTTCTCTTGGCGCAGTACCTATCCGTCAGTGAGCAAAATCCGGCGCTGACGACGAATCTATGA